Proteins encoded within one genomic window of Kibdelosporangium phytohabitans:
- a CDS encoding DEAD/DEAH box helicase encodes MAARPSRTPAEAFQAAKRRSESPELAEFTSVLSFELDPFQIQACEALEAGHGVLVCAPTGAGKTVVGEFAVHLALAEGRKCFYTTPIKALSNQKFADLTARYGAGKVGLLTGDSSINGDAPIVVMTTEVLRNMLYAGSNALKGLQYVVMDEVHYLADRFRGAVWEEVILHLPEQVRLVSLSATVSNAEEFGEWLVEVRGDTTIVVDEHRPVPLWQHMLVGPRMMDLFIGEDPLGEARINPHLLRRIEDTTRMHAWQSAGRGKRRPPINRSRFKPPSRIDTIQRLDGAGLLPAIVFVFSRAGCDAAVMQCARSGVRLNNDAEVVEIRRIVNARTRDLPEGDLGVLGYWEWRDALERGFASHHAGLLPAFKETVEELFVRGLVKVVFATETLALGINMPARTVVLERLVKYNGEAHVDLTAGEYTQLTGRAGRRGIDIEGHAVVLWQPGVDPKQVGGLASTRTYPLKSSFKPGYNMAVNLVARLGAEAARGLLEQSFAQFQADRSVVGVSRRIERNREALAGYAESMTCHLGDFAEYAEMRRKLTDREKSLARQNSSARRAEAAASLERLRKGDVIAVPSGRRSGLAIVIDPGLDPMGEPRPLVITEDRWAGRLSVADFPHPVESLGRVRLPKQVDIRSPRSRRDLASTLRSTGISAPTRGKRRSGPDDDADLAALRRALRAHPCHGCQDREAHARWAERYHRLVSETQQLEQKVAATTHSLARNFDRIRKLLTERDYLAGGGEHEVTPHGRRLARLYGESDLLAAECLRNGVWEGLTPAELAAVVSALVFEARRDSPFEARVPQGAVTDALAQTAQLWADLNEDERRHKLDRTRQPDAGFAWPVFRWARGESLERVLTAAESAGQELTAGDFVRWCRQVIDLLDQIKDVVGGDSDLGATAAQAVSDIRRGVVAAGTS; translated from the coding sequence GTGGCCGCACGCCCTTCGCGTACGCCGGCTGAGGCTTTCCAGGCGGCCAAGCGCCGTTCCGAAAGCCCCGAGCTGGCCGAATTCACCTCCGTGCTCTCTTTCGAGCTCGATCCCTTCCAGATCCAGGCGTGCGAGGCGCTCGAAGCCGGGCACGGTGTGCTCGTCTGTGCCCCGACCGGCGCCGGGAAGACCGTCGTCGGCGAGTTCGCCGTGCACCTCGCGCTGGCCGAGGGCCGCAAGTGCTTCTACACGACGCCCATCAAGGCGCTGTCGAACCAGAAGTTCGCGGACCTGACCGCCCGCTACGGCGCGGGCAAGGTCGGCCTGCTGACCGGTGACTCGTCGATCAACGGCGACGCGCCGATCGTCGTGATGACCACCGAGGTCCTGCGCAACATGCTCTACGCGGGCTCCAACGCGCTCAAGGGCCTGCAGTACGTGGTCATGGACGAGGTGCACTACCTGGCCGACCGGTTCCGCGGCGCGGTGTGGGAGGAAGTCATCCTGCACCTGCCCGAGCAGGTCCGGCTGGTCAGCCTCTCCGCGACGGTCAGCAACGCCGAGGAGTTCGGCGAGTGGCTGGTCGAGGTCCGCGGCGACACCACCATCGTGGTCGACGAGCACCGGCCGGTCCCGCTGTGGCAGCACATGCTGGTCGGGCCGCGGATGATGGACCTGTTCATCGGCGAGGACCCGCTCGGTGAGGCCAGGATCAACCCGCATCTGCTGCGCCGCATCGAAGACACCACGCGCATGCACGCGTGGCAGTCGGCCGGCCGCGGCAAACGGCGCCCGCCGATCAACCGCTCGAGGTTCAAGCCGCCATCGCGGATCGACACCATCCAGCGGCTGGACGGGGCCGGGCTGCTGCCCGCGATCGTGTTCGTGTTCAGCCGGGCCGGCTGCGACGCCGCGGTGATGCAGTGCGCCCGTTCCGGGGTGCGGCTCAACAACGACGCCGAGGTCGTCGAGATCCGCCGGATCGTCAACGCCAGGACCCGTGACCTGCCCGAAGGCGACCTCGGGGTGCTGGGCTACTGGGAGTGGCGCGACGCGCTGGAGCGCGGCTTCGCCAGCCACCACGCCGGCCTGCTGCCCGCGTTCAAGGAGACCGTCGAGGAGTTGTTCGTCCGCGGCCTGGTCAAGGTCGTGTTCGCGACCGAGACGTTGGCGCTGGGGATCAACATGCCCGCGCGCACGGTCGTGCTCGAACGGCTCGTGAAGTACAACGGCGAGGCACACGTCGACCTCACGGCGGGGGAGTACACGCAGCTCACGGGCCGCGCCGGGCGCCGCGGGATCGACATCGAGGGGCACGCGGTCGTGCTCTGGCAGCCGGGCGTGGACCCCAAGCAGGTCGGCGGGCTCGCCTCGACCCGGACATACCCCCTCAAATCGTCGTTCAAGCCCGGGTACAACATGGCGGTCAACCTGGTCGCCCGGCTCGGTGCCGAGGCCGCACGCGGCCTGCTGGAGCAGTCGTTCGCACAGTTCCAGGCGGACCGCTCGGTGGTCGGCGTGTCACGCCGGATCGAGCGCAACCGGGAGGCGCTCGCCGGGTACGCCGAGTCGATGACGTGCCACCTCGGCGACTTCGCCGAGTACGCCGAGATGCGGCGCAAACTCACCGACCGGGAGAAGTCGCTCGCGCGGCAGAACTCGTCCGCGCGCCGGGCTGAGGCGGCAGCGTCGCTCGAACGGCTGCGCAAGGGCGACGTGATCGCTGTGCCGAGTGGCCGCCGATCCGGCCTGGCGATCGTGATCGACCCCGGTCTCGACCCGATGGGCGAGCCGCGTCCGCTGGTGATCACCGAGGACCGGTGGGCCGGGCGGCTGTCGGTGGCCGACTTCCCGCACCCGGTCGAGTCGCTGGGGCGCGTCCGGCTGCCCAAACAGGTGGACATCCGTTCGCCGCGCTCCCGGCGTGACCTCGCGTCCACGTTGCGCAGCACCGGGATCAGCGCGCCCACCCGCGGCAAGCGGCGCTCGGGCCCGGACGACGACGCGGACCTGGCCGCGTTGCGCAGGGCGCTGCGGGCGCACCCGTGCCACGGCTGCCAGGACAGGGAGGCCCACGCGCGCTGGGCCGAGCGCTACCACCGGCTGGTGTCGGAAACCCAGCAGCTGGAACAGAAGGTCGCGGCGACGACGCACTCGCTCGCCCGCAACTTCGACCGGATCCGCAAGCTGCTCACCGAGCGCGACTACCTGGCGGGCGGCGGCGAACACGAGGTCACGCCGCACGGCCGCAGGCTGGCCCGGCTCTACGGCGAGTCGGACCTGCTCGCGGCGGAATGTCTGCGCAACGGCGTGTGGGAAGGGCTGACCCCGGCTGAGCTCGCCGCGGTCGTCTCGGCCCTGGTGTTCGAGGCGCGCCGGGATTCGCCGTTCGAGGCGAGGGTGCCGCAGGGCGCGGTGACCGACGCGCTGGCGCAGACCGCGCAGCTGTGGGCGGACCTGAACGAAGACGAACGGCGGCACAAGCTCGACCGCACCCGCCAGCCGGACGCCGGATTCGCGTGGCCGGTATTCCGCTGGGCGCGGGGCGAATCGCTGGAGCGCGTCCTCACGGCGGCCGAATCGGCTGGCCAGGAGCTCACGGCCGGTGATTTCGTGCGGTGGTGCCGTCAGGTGATCGACCTGCTCGACCAGATCAAGGACGTGGTCGGCGGCGACTCCGACCTCGGCGCGACGGCGGCACAGGCCGTGTCGGACATCCGGCGCGGGGTGGTCGCCGCGGGAACATCGTGA
- a CDS encoding 5'-3' exonuclease: MTLALLDSASLYFRAFYALPDSMRAPDGTAVNAVRGFTDTVARILTDRRPTRLVACLDADWRPAFRVEALPTYKAHRVAEEGDGIEEDVPDLLSPQVPIILDLLDAFGLCTAEAIGYEADDVMGALVHRERTDPVEVVSGDRDMFQVVRHTPTPATVWYVGRGWNKVEAIGPAELAEKYDLPAEDTGPRYADMAVLRGDPSDGLPGVPGIGEKTAAKLIREFGSLPALREAAAAGDKRIPKRAQTNLLASADYLDAAPTVVAVAVDAPVVMDREDKVPSVPADPDRVMALKEKWDLGASVDRLLKAIAG; encoded by the coding sequence GTGACGCTCGCGCTGCTCGACTCCGCCAGCCTGTACTTCCGCGCGTTCTACGCCCTGCCCGACTCCATGCGGGCACCGGACGGCACAGCGGTGAACGCCGTGCGCGGCTTCACCGACACCGTCGCGCGCATCCTCACCGACCGCCGTCCGACGCGCCTCGTGGCCTGTTTGGACGCCGACTGGCGACCGGCGTTCCGCGTGGAGGCGCTGCCGACCTACAAGGCACACCGGGTGGCCGAGGAAGGCGACGGGATCGAGGAAGACGTGCCCGACCTGCTGTCGCCGCAGGTCCCGATCATCCTGGACTTGCTGGACGCCTTCGGCCTGTGCACGGCGGAAGCCATCGGCTACGAGGCCGACGACGTGATGGGCGCGCTCGTGCACCGGGAACGGACCGATCCGGTCGAGGTCGTCTCCGGCGACCGCGACATGTTCCAGGTGGTGCGCCACACCCCCACCCCGGCGACGGTCTGGTACGTCGGACGGGGCTGGAACAAGGTCGAGGCGATCGGCCCGGCGGAACTGGCGGAGAAGTACGACCTGCCTGCCGAGGACACCGGCCCGCGCTACGCGGACATGGCGGTGCTGCGCGGCGACCCGTCGGACGGCCTGCCCGGCGTGCCGGGGATCGGTGAGAAGACAGCTGCCAAGCTGATCCGTGAATTCGGTTCGCTGCCCGCCCTGCGCGAAGCCGCCGCGGCGGGCGACAAGCGCATCCCGAAACGCGCACAGACGAACCTGCTCGCGTCAGCCGACTACCTGGACGCCGCGCCCACGGTGGTCGCTGTCGCGGTGGACGCTCCGGTCGTCATGGACCGCGAGGACAAGGTGCCGTCCGTGCCCGCCGATCCCGACCGGGTCATGGCGCTCAAGGAGAAGTGGGACCTGGGCGCGTCGGTCGACCGCCTGCTGAAGGCGATCGCCGGGTAG
- a CDS encoding SAM-dependent methyltransferase, translated as MTDATAEWVPTGIDEEVPSAARVYDYLLGGGHNFSADRVLAEELVKVMPAREMARMNRQYLHRAVRFLVSEGITQFLDLGSGIPTVGNVHEVAQRLDPAARVVYVDNESVAVAHSEMILRGNSAAAAIAADMREPETILGNARVSELIDFSRPVGLLMVAVTQFIADEDDPWTMARRYQTALAPGSYMALSAFTWDNAPDAMRAAIEVFANSRDPLHPRTRDQILRLFGDFTLVEPGLVYTPEWRPERPDDSAETPQSNLYAGVAIKN; from the coding sequence GTGACCGACGCGACGGCCGAATGGGTACCGACCGGCATCGACGAGGAGGTGCCGAGCGCGGCACGCGTCTACGACTACCTGCTCGGCGGCGGGCACAACTTCAGTGCGGACCGCGTTCTCGCCGAGGAACTGGTGAAAGTGATGCCCGCTCGTGAGATGGCGCGGATGAACCGCCAATACCTGCACCGCGCCGTGCGATTCCTGGTGAGCGAGGGAATCACGCAGTTCCTCGACCTCGGCTCGGGCATTCCCACCGTCGGCAACGTGCACGAGGTCGCCCAGCGGCTGGACCCGGCGGCCCGTGTGGTCTATGTGGACAATGAGTCGGTCGCGGTCGCGCACAGCGAGATGATCCTGCGCGGCAATTCCGCCGCGGCGGCGATAGCGGCCGACATGCGCGAACCGGAAACCATCCTCGGCAACGCGCGAGTCAGCGAACTGATCGACTTCTCCCGGCCAGTTGGCCTGCTGATGGTGGCCGTAACGCAGTTCATCGCGGACGAGGACGACCCCTGGACGATGGCGCGGCGTTATCAAACCGCCCTCGCGCCGGGCAGTTACATGGCCCTGTCGGCGTTCACGTGGGACAACGCCCCCGATGCCATGCGTGCGGCGATCGAGGTGTTCGCCAACAGCCGCGATCCCCTGCACCCGCGGACCCGTGACCAGATCCTCCGGCTGTTCGGCGATTTCACCTTGGTCGAACCAGGTCTGGTCTACACACCGGAATGGCGCCCGGAACGCCCGGACGACAGCGCGGAGACACCCCAGTCGAACCTCTACGCGGGTGTCGCGATCAAGAATTGA
- a CDS encoding diacylglycerol/lipid kinase family protein, producing MRVALVVIPASGLGAAARVSGTVAATLRAAVDHLDQYMPGSPDETVEILRRLVADGRESVVIVGGDGAAHAGVQACAGTETALGIVPAGTGNDLARALGLPKDPAVAAAQVAASLADGRRQRFDLGKVDGGGWFATVLCAGFDSAVNERVNRMRWPRGPRRYDVAIVAELAALRSSWLVVETESDTLELPANSVAVGNTPFYGGGIPVCPDADPADGWFDVTVVGQAHRRDLVRILPSLRTGSHVDHPAVTTLRARSVSLRTDGGWIGYADGERVRQLPLDVSCVPGALSIIPGQT from the coding sequence ATGCGGGTCGCTCTCGTCGTGATCCCGGCATCGGGACTGGGTGCGGCTGCTCGTGTCTCCGGCACAGTCGCGGCGACGCTGCGTGCCGCGGTGGATCACCTCGACCAGTACATGCCGGGCTCGCCTGACGAAACCGTCGAGATCCTGCGGCGGCTCGTGGCCGACGGCCGGGAATCTGTCGTGATCGTGGGTGGCGACGGCGCCGCCCACGCCGGTGTCCAGGCGTGCGCCGGGACGGAAACCGCGCTCGGCATCGTGCCCGCGGGGACCGGCAACGACCTGGCTCGCGCCCTCGGCTTGCCCAAGGACCCCGCCGTGGCCGCCGCGCAGGTCGCCGCGTCCCTCGCCGACGGCCGCAGGCAGCGCTTCGACCTGGGCAAAGTCGACGGTGGCGGGTGGTTCGCGACCGTGCTGTGCGCCGGTTTCGACTCGGCTGTGAACGAACGGGTGAACCGGATGCGCTGGCCACGCGGCCCGCGCCGCTACGACGTCGCGATCGTCGCCGAACTGGCGGCGCTGCGGTCCTCGTGGCTCGTGGTGGAGACCGAGTCGGACACGCTCGAGCTGCCCGCGAACTCCGTCGCGGTCGGCAACACGCCCTTCTACGGTGGCGGGATCCCGGTCTGCCCGGACGCCGACCCGGCCGACGGCTGGTTCGACGTGACCGTGGTCGGCCAGGCGCACCGCCGTGACCTGGTGCGGATCCTGCCGAGCCTGCGGACCGGCTCGCACGTCGACCACCCCGCGGTGACCACGCTGCGGGCCAGGTCGGTCAGCCTGCGCACCGACGGCGGGTGGATCGGATACGCCGACGGCGAGCGTGTCCGCCAGTTGCCGCTCGACGTCAGCTGCGTGCCCGGCGCCCTGAGCATCATCCCAGGTCAGACGTAG
- a CDS encoding DUF4231 domain-containing protein, which translates to MSDSSRRDDDLEELRRLVDQQVMPLVDWYQRKKRWPRRFHKFTAGTVIVLGAVIPIASVLPGSTATRVIIGAIGVAITAISSLSASYDWHRKWRLSSIAQNLVESHLATWELAMTKARLAPSPVSMDDAIAATEALITAANRARNEETRGYFEDQREISAPRLDRSTGMPGGS; encoded by the coding sequence ATGTCGGACTCGTCGCGTCGGGATGACGACCTTGAGGAGTTGCGCAGGCTGGTCGACCAGCAGGTGATGCCGCTGGTGGACTGGTATCAGCGCAAGAAGCGATGGCCGCGGCGGTTCCACAAGTTCACGGCCGGAACGGTGATCGTTCTGGGTGCGGTGATCCCGATCGCGTCCGTCCTGCCGGGCAGCACCGCCACCCGGGTGATCATCGGGGCGATCGGGGTGGCGATCACGGCGATTTCGAGTCTGTCCGCCTCCTACGACTGGCACCGGAAATGGCGGTTGTCCTCGATCGCGCAGAATCTGGTCGAGTCCCACCTGGCCACGTGGGAGCTGGCGATGACCAAGGCGCGGCTGGCGCCCTCCCCGGTGAGCATGGATGACGCGATCGCCGCGACCGAGGCGTTGATCACCGCGGCCAATCGGGCCCGCAACGAGGAGACGCGGGGGTATTTCGAGGATCAGCGGGAGATTTCGGCGCCCCGCCTCGACCGGTCCACCGGGATGCCGGGCGGAAGTTGA
- a CDS encoding LacI family DNA-binding transcriptional regulator, protein MAVTIRDVAREAQVSVATVSRALSSPDLVRPATRERVLNAAAQLGYQPNRAARGLITGRTGNLGIVVPDLNNPFFTGVLKGVQARARQADYAVFVADSDEDRTTEEQLVRAMAKQVDGVIVCSPGIDDTLLYEAAGITSLVMLNRRLRGVPAALMNSASGMRQIVDHLVALGHRKLVYLNGPRTSWSNKERRRGLRLATQQHGVDLIELGPFPPRYEGGLQACDLALATEPTAIMAYNDIMALGVLARLRDRGISVPGEVSVTGFDDLMFAELCSPPLTTVAMPLAPAGTLAVDLLLDGLNSGSADVRQVDLDTQLIVRATTAPPPA, encoded by the coding sequence GTGGCGGTTACCATCCGCGACGTCGCGCGGGAAGCTCAAGTCTCGGTTGCCACGGTGTCACGGGCGTTGTCCTCCCCCGATTTGGTTCGTCCCGCGACGCGTGAGCGTGTCCTCAACGCGGCGGCGCAGCTGGGGTACCAGCCCAACCGCGCTGCCCGCGGGCTGATCACCGGGCGCACCGGCAACCTCGGCATCGTCGTCCCGGATCTGAACAACCCGTTCTTCACCGGTGTGCTCAAGGGTGTGCAGGCTCGCGCGCGGCAGGCCGACTACGCCGTGTTCGTCGCGGACAGCGACGAGGACCGCACCACCGAGGAACAACTCGTGCGCGCGATGGCCAAACAGGTGGATGGCGTCATCGTCTGCTCGCCCGGCATCGACGACACCCTGCTCTACGAGGCCGCGGGCATCACGTCGCTGGTGATGCTGAACCGGCGGCTGCGGGGCGTGCCCGCCGCGTTGATGAACAGCGCGTCGGGGATGCGTCAGATCGTTGACCACCTGGTCGCGCTCGGCCACCGCAAGCTGGTGTACCTCAACGGTCCCCGCACCTCGTGGTCGAACAAGGAACGCAGGCGCGGCTTGCGGCTGGCGACCCAGCAGCACGGCGTCGACCTGATCGAACTCGGCCCGTTCCCGCCGCGCTATGAGGGCGGCTTGCAGGCGTGTGACCTCGCGCTGGCAACAGAACCGACGGCGATCATGGCGTACAACGACATCATGGCGCTCGGCGTGCTCGCGCGACTGCGCGACCGCGGCATCAGCGTGCCCGGGGAGGTCAGTGTCACCGGCTTCGACGACCTGATGTTCGCCGAGCTGTGTTCGCCACCGCTGACGACCGTGGCGATGCCGCTGGCGCCCGCCGGGACGCTCGCGGTCGACCTCCTGCTCGACGGCCTCAACTCCGGCTCGGCCGACGTCCGCCAGGTCGATCTCGACACGCAACTCATCGTCCGCGCCACGACAGCACCGCCGCCCGCCTAA
- a CDS encoding DUF4333 domain-containing protein produces MSSPYGPGGNDPQQWGQQPQQPYGTPSGGFPAQQPGGYPQQPGQQPQHGGYPQQPTAPYAQPQEQSPYGQPQEQSPYGQQQQQYPGYGQQQQPYGDQQQQYGGYQQQQQQQYPGEQPKKKSGAMLWVIIAVVVVIAAAVVVLGFVTPGFFNKRVLDKTGVEAGVVKILKERYQTEATNVSCPADKEVKVGNSFECTLKADGKDTTVTITVKTDSDKPEYEVSQPK; encoded by the coding sequence ATGAGCAGCCCGTACGGGCCCGGCGGGAACGACCCGCAGCAGTGGGGGCAGCAACCTCAGCAGCCCTACGGCACACCGTCGGGTGGCTTCCCTGCCCAGCAACCGGGGGGATACCCCCAGCAGCCAGGGCAGCAGCCGCAGCACGGTGGTTATCCGCAGCAACCCACGGCACCTTACGCCCAGCCGCAGGAGCAGTCGCCCTACGGTCAGCCGCAGGAGCAATCACCCTACGGCCAGCAACAGCAGCAGTACCCGGGTTATGGCCAGCAGCAACAGCCGTACGGTGATCAACAGCAGCAGTACGGCGGCTACCAGCAGCAGCAGCAACAGCAGTACCCGGGTGAGCAGCCGAAGAAGAAGTCCGGCGCGATGCTGTGGGTCATCATTGCCGTGGTCGTGGTCATCGCCGCGGCGGTGGTCGTGCTCGGGTTCGTGACGCCCGGGTTCTTCAACAAGCGTGTCCTCGACAAGACCGGCGTCGAGGCCGGTGTGGTGAAGATCCTCAAGGAGCGTTACCAGACGGAAGCCACGAACGTGTCGTGCCCGGCCGACAAGGAAGTCAAGGTCGGCAACTCGTTCGAGTGCACCCTGAAGGCCGACGGCAAGGACACCACGGTGACGATCACCGTCAAGACCGACAGTGACAAGCCGGAGTACGAAGTCAGCCAGCCCAAGTAA
- a CDS encoding GNAT family N-acetyltransferase gives MPDFAVRVLTEDAEIRAAHSVLRVALHSPPLSDSDWESTRPTYAPKRYFGAFAGDVAVGSTYIYDAEIAVPGGRTLPMSGLSRVGVRADYRRRGVLTELMRFQFADARSNGQVLSTLHASETGIYGRFGYGIGTFSRELQLFRPRFRADVPRSGHVRMLSSEEVLAQIQPLYKRIGLYRPGMMSRGRDWWAVQVDNAMRGGEPYLVAVHTGLDGEDDGYVVYRAIPDESYVGTDFGATIEVWDLNGVNQGARNDLWRFLVELDLVKDIRAHARPVDEPVGLLLEDPRSCMTRNIDDEAWVRLVDVLAALEARTYGNAGPVAVAVDDAFLPENSGTYLISRDGVTKTSAQPHLTMDVATLGSVYFGAWPPSTLAGTGRIGVHDPAALARADQLFRIDSIPWCGTGF, from the coding sequence ATGCCCGACTTCGCTGTTCGTGTGCTCACCGAAGACGCCGAGATACGAGCAGCCCATTCGGTGCTGCGCGTGGCGCTGCATTCCCCGCCGTTGAGCGACTCCGACTGGGAATCGACCAGGCCGACATACGCGCCGAAACGCTACTTCGGTGCGTTCGCAGGCGATGTCGCCGTCGGTTCGACCTACATCTACGACGCCGAGATCGCGGTTCCCGGTGGCCGGACGCTGCCGATGTCCGGGCTGTCACGGGTCGGGGTGCGCGCGGACTACCGCAGGCGCGGTGTGCTGACCGAGTTGATGCGCTTCCAGTTCGCCGACGCCAGGTCCAACGGGCAGGTACTGTCCACCTTGCACGCCAGTGAGACCGGGATCTACGGCCGGTTCGGTTACGGCATCGGGACTTTCTCGCGTGAGCTCCAGCTGTTCAGGCCGCGGTTCCGCGCGGACGTACCGCGATCGGGGCACGTGCGGATGCTGTCGAGTGAGGAAGTGCTGGCCCAGATCCAGCCGTTGTACAAGCGAATCGGCTTGTACCGCCCCGGAATGATGAGCCGTGGCCGCGATTGGTGGGCGGTCCAGGTCGACAACGCGATGCGTGGCGGCGAGCCGTACCTCGTGGCCGTGCACACCGGGCTGGACGGTGAGGACGACGGGTATGTGGTGTACAGGGCCATCCCGGACGAGTCCTATGTGGGCACGGACTTCGGTGCGACGATCGAGGTCTGGGACCTCAACGGCGTGAACCAGGGCGCCCGCAACGACTTGTGGCGTTTCCTGGTCGAACTCGACCTGGTCAAGGACATCCGGGCGCACGCGCGGCCGGTGGACGAGCCGGTCGGCCTGCTGCTGGAAGATCCGCGGTCGTGCATGACCCGCAACATCGACGACGAGGCATGGGTTCGTCTGGTCGACGTACTCGCCGCGCTGGAGGCGCGAACGTACGGTAACGCTGGTCCCGTTGCGGTGGCGGTGGATGACGCGTTCCTGCCGGAGAACTCGGGCACGTATCTGATTTCCCGTGACGGTGTCACGAAGACCTCCGCGCAGCCGCACCTGACGATGGACGTCGCCACGCTGGGGAGCGTGTACTTCGGCGCGTGGCCGCCGTCGACGCTCGCCGGGACCGGCCGGATCGGCGTGCACGACCCCGCCGCGCTCGCGCGTGCCGACCAGCTGTTCCGCATCGACTCGATCCCGTGGTGCGGCACTGGTTTCTGA
- a CDS encoding ATP-binding protein — protein sequence MGTVAGCETPYGSEVGDLRAQYKKAREYAATIASEIPRDLPDFTVHDITHADAPRETAGTICGPGVQADADGNKLLRELHAERAAAIPISAFGEYYLIQDRDLRDQYGELAGRIAASHGWDIDRVTEEFGTMKLGAPGTMNSAWTVDPLLLACIIRVADASHLDSRRAPGFLRALRRPEGMARSHWIFQERLQRPQVVDDRLVYTTTRPFTQDEHDAWWLCYDALSMVDRELRAVDAVLADAGRRRLAARSVARVDSPKRFAENIKVRDWYPIDGRVRVGDVIQLVKKLGGSELYGNDPHVPLRELIANAADAVRAKTALLRKKGYSPSGAHGDITVRIERVGADEWLSVRDTGIGMSPHVMTEALLSFGSWYWNPRTRGPTSRACCPPGSNRPGSTGSASSRCS from the coding sequence GTGGGAACGGTCGCTGGGTGCGAAACACCGTACGGAAGCGAAGTCGGAGACCTCCGTGCGCAGTACAAGAAGGCACGCGAATACGCGGCGACCATAGCGAGCGAGATTCCCCGTGATCTTCCGGACTTCACGGTCCACGACATAACCCACGCCGACGCGCCCCGGGAAACTGCCGGCACCATCTGCGGCCCGGGAGTACAAGCTGACGCCGACGGGAACAAGCTGTTGCGTGAGCTGCACGCTGAACGAGCCGCGGCGATTCCGATCTCGGCCTTCGGTGAGTACTACCTGATCCAGGACCGCGACCTGCGTGACCAGTACGGCGAGCTGGCGGGCCGGATAGCCGCGAGCCACGGCTGGGACATCGACCGGGTCACCGAAGAGTTCGGGACGATGAAGCTCGGTGCGCCGGGAACGATGAACAGCGCCTGGACCGTTGACCCGTTGCTGCTGGCGTGCATCATCCGCGTGGCCGACGCGAGCCATCTCGACTCCCGCCGCGCACCGGGGTTCCTGCGTGCGCTGCGTCGCCCGGAAGGCATGGCCCGATCGCACTGGATCTTCCAGGAGCGCCTGCAACGCCCACAGGTCGTGGACGACCGGCTGGTGTACACGACCACCCGGCCCTTCACGCAGGACGAGCACGACGCGTGGTGGCTCTGCTATGACGCCTTGAGCATGGTCGACCGTGAGCTTCGCGCGGTTGACGCCGTGCTGGCCGACGCCGGTCGCCGCCGCCTCGCAGCGCGCTCCGTGGCCCGGGTGGATTCGCCCAAGCGGTTCGCCGAGAACATCAAGGTTCGCGATTGGTATCCGATCGACGGGCGTGTGCGGGTCGGTGACGTGATCCAGTTGGTGAAGAAGCTGGGCGGCAGCGAGCTCTACGGCAACGACCCGCATGTCCCGCTTCGCGAGCTCATCGCCAACGCCGCGGACGCTGTTCGTGCCAAGACAGCCCTGCTTCGCAAGAAGGGGTACAGCCCATCCGGAGCGCACGGTGACATCACGGTCAGGATCGAGCGTGTCGGTGCCGATGAATGGCTTTCGGTGCGCGACACCGGCATCGGTATGTCTCCGCATGTCATGACGGAAGCGCTGCTGAGCTTCGGGTCGTGGTACTGGAATCCGAGGACGCGCGGACCGACATCCCGGGCCTGTTGTCCGCCGGGTTCAAACCGACCGGGCAGTACGGGATCGGCTTCTTCTCGGTGTTCATGA
- a CDS encoding RNA polymerase sigma factor, whose amino-acid sequence MTSVRTADDDPAWDGLHGAERYAACMRAARTGNRIARATLVKDLTPLVWHVARGNGLDRTLAEDVVQTVWLALFSHLDSLAEPKALASWLITTTRREAQRVRTTKSATDVPLTDELAEQLPSTQPQPEDEAVRSDRDIRLWRAFNELSEKCQELLRLTVLGGRAEYRLVAEATGMKRGAIGPTRGRCLTTLRKLLDTEGGGG is encoded by the coding sequence GTGACCAGCGTTCGAACTGCGGACGACGATCCTGCGTGGGACGGCTTGCACGGTGCTGAGCGGTACGCGGCTTGTATGCGTGCGGCCAGAACCGGGAACCGGATCGCGCGGGCGACCCTGGTCAAGGACCTCACCCCGCTGGTCTGGCACGTCGCGCGAGGTAACGGCTTGGACCGCACGCTCGCTGAGGATGTCGTGCAGACGGTCTGGCTCGCGCTCTTCAGCCACCTCGACTCCCTCGCGGAGCCGAAGGCGCTGGCGAGCTGGCTGATCACGACCACCCGCCGCGAGGCGCAGCGCGTGCGCACGACCAAGAGCGCGACCGACGTGCCGCTGACCGACGAGCTGGCCGAGCAGTTGCCGAGCACCCAGCCGCAGCCGGAGGACGAGGCGGTCCGTTCGGACCGCGACATCAGGTTGTGGCGCGCGTTCAACGAGCTGTCGGAGAAGTGCCAGGAGTTGCTCCGGCTGACCGTGCTCGGTGGCCGTGCCGAATACCGCCTGGTGGCTGAGGCCACGGGCATGAAGCGTGGCGCCATCGGCCCGACGAGGGGCCGCTGTCTCACCACGCTGCGGAAGTTGCTGGACACCGAAGGGGGCGGCGGATGA